In bacterium YEK0313, one genomic interval encodes:
- a CDS encoding Na+/Pi-cotransporter: protein MSATQVIIRLLGDVALLLWGIHMVHSGIIRAFGSQLRRVLALSLRNRLTAFLSGAAVTMALQSSTATALLATSFAAEGAVSLVPALALMLGANVGTALIVQALSFDITLVFPVFILAGLVAFRRGRRTRIRDLGRVSIGLGLMLLALYLLAETMRPVENATAVRDLFAALTQDPLLNLAVAALLTWAAHSSVAVVLFIMAMAAAGHVALPAALAMVLGANLGSALNPAIEAVGEEPAKLRLAAGNLVNRVVACLIALPFLKPAAAALGGWGFSATAAVAAYHLAFNLAAAVAFIGILPLLARLMVRLFPEAIRASDPGAPRYLSANALDTPAVALANAVRETLRMVDVVEAMLRGSQDVFATGDRKRVVEVVHMDDILDRLHSGIEQYLSGLDSEALTEEESRRLSEILAFAINLERAGDVIDKNLMKLAAKQIKNQLSLAPSAATEIEALHNRLLDDLQLAVAVFTTGEVGAARRLAGEKEVFRAGERDAIERHFAEIRGGRTSEAHEGSSLHLDILGELKNVAAHVIATCYPLLEKSDMLRQNRLA, encoded by the coding sequence ATGTCGGCGACCCAGGTGATCATCCGGCTGCTCGGCGATGTCGCCCTGCTGCTCTGGGGCATCCATATGGTGCATTCGGGCATCATCCGGGCTTTCGGCAGCCAGCTGCGGCGCGTTCTGGCCCTCAGCCTGCGCAACCGCCTGACCGCCTTTCTGTCCGGCGCGGCGGTCACCATGGCGCTGCAGAGCAGCACCGCGACCGCGCTGCTCGCCACCTCGTTCGCGGCCGAGGGGGCTGTCAGCCTGGTGCCCGCGCTGGCCCTGATGCTCGGCGCCAATGTCGGCACGGCCCTGATCGTCCAGGCCCTGTCCTTCGACATCACGCTGGTCTTTCCGGTCTTTATTCTCGCCGGCCTCGTCGCCTTCCGGCGCGGTCGGCGCACCCGGATACGCGATCTCGGCCGCGTCTCGATCGGACTCGGCCTGATGCTGCTTGCGCTCTATCTGCTCGCCGAGACCATGCGGCCGGTGGAGAACGCGACGGCCGTGCGCGACCTGTTCGCGGCGCTGACCCAGGATCCGCTGCTCAATCTCGCCGTCGCCGCGCTGCTGACCTGGGCGGCCCATTCGAGTGTCGCGGTAGTCCTGTTCATCATGGCCATGGCGGCGGCCGGGCACGTCGCGCTGCCCGCCGCGCTCGCCATGGTGCTCGGCGCCAATCTCGGCAGCGCGCTGAACCCGGCGATCGAGGCGGTGGGCGAGGAACCGGCGAAGCTCCGCCTGGCGGCCGGCAACCTGGTCAACCGGGTGGTCGCCTGCCTCATCGCATTGCCGTTCCTCAAGCCGGCCGCGGCCGCGCTCGGCGGCTGGGGCTTTTCCGCGACCGCCGCGGTCGCCGCCTACCACCTCGCCTTCAACCTCGCTGCGGCGGTGGCCTTCATCGGCATCCTGCCGCTCCTCGCCCGGCTGATGGTTCGCCTGTTCCCGGAGGCGATCAGGGCGAGCGATCCGGGCGCGCCGCGCTACCTCTCGGCGAATGCGCTGGATACGCCGGCCGTGGCGCTCGCCAATGCCGTTCGCGAGACGCTGCGCATGGTCGACGTGGTCGAAGCCATGCTGCGCGGCTCGCAGGACGTGTTCGCGACCGGCGACCGCAAGCGTGTCGTCGAGGTCGTGCACATGGACGATATTCTCGACCGGCTGCATTCCGGCATCGAGCAATATCTGTCCGGCCTCGATAGCGAGGCTCTGACGGAGGAGGAGAGCCGCCGCCTGTCGGAGATCCTTGCCTTCGCCATCAATCTGGAGCGTGCCGGCGACGTGATCGACAAGAACCTGATGAAGCTCGCCGCAAAGCAGATCAAGAATCAGCTGAGCCTCGCGCCATCAGCGGCCACCGAGATCGAGGCGCTGCACAACCGGCTTCTCGACGACCTGCAGCTCGCTGTCGCGGTGTTCACGACCGGCGAGGTCGGCGCGGCACGCCGGCTCGCCGGCGAGAAGGAGGTGTTCCGTGCCGGCGAGCGCGATGCCATCGAACGCCATTTCGCCGAGATTCGGGGCGGCCGGACCAGCGAGGCGCATGAGGGGTCGAGCCTGCATCTCGACATTCTCGGCGAATTGAAGAACGTCGCCGCCCATGTCATTGCGACCTGCTATCCGCTGCTCGAAAAGAGCGACATGCTGCGCCAGAACCGGCTCGCCTGA
- a CDS encoding Sulfite exporter TauE/SafE, whose protein sequence is MAFSLADISLAEAALVAGTAFGASIIGGMAGYGTGLLMPLVLVPIIGAENVVPVIAVTALFTNVSRFVAMRAAVDWRKTALMLPLALPLTMVSAYGFTRLDNRGASILIGAMLIVLVPLRRWLSRAGFRLEGWRLVPAGGVYGFVSGASTGAGVILVSFLMAAGLTGPAVIATDAAVSIAIGLAKASTFGFNAALPPSLLVFALLIGCATVPGAFLAKRLLDVIPVRLHTLMLEAVIVFGGAIVLARGLAGG, encoded by the coding sequence ATGGCCTTTTCGCTCGCCGATATCAGTCTCGCCGAGGCGGCGCTCGTGGCGGGCACGGCGTTCGGCGCCTCGATCATCGGCGGCATGGCCGGCTATGGCACGGGCCTGCTGATGCCGCTCGTCCTGGTGCCGATCATTGGCGCCGAAAACGTCGTCCCGGTCATCGCGGTAACCGCGCTGTTCACCAATGTCAGCCGCTTCGTCGCGATGCGCGCGGCGGTCGACTGGCGCAAGACCGCTCTCATGCTGCCGCTGGCCCTGCCCCTGACCATGGTCTCGGCCTATGGCTTCACGCGGCTCGACAATCGCGGCGCGTCGATCCTGATCGGCGCCATGCTGATCGTGCTCGTGCCGCTGCGCCGCTGGCTGAGCCGTGCCGGCTTCCGGCTGGAGGGCTGGCGGCTCGTGCCGGCCGGGGGCGTCTATGGTTTCGTCAGCGGCGCCTCGACCGGCGCGGGCGTCATCCTCGTCTCGTTCCTGATGGCCGCCGGCCTGACCGGTCCGGCGGTGATCGCGACCGATGCCGCGGTCTCAATCGCCATCGGCCTCGCCAAGGCGTCGACCTTCGGCTTCAACGCCGCCCTGCCGCCATCGCTCCTCGTCTTCGCGCTGCTCATCGGCTGCGCGACGGTGCCCGGGGCCTTTCTCGCCAAGCGGCTGCTCGACGTCATTCCGGTGCGGCTGCATACGCTGATGCTGGAGGCCGTCATCGTGTTCGGCGGTGCGATCGTGCTCGCGCGCGGACTTGCCGGCGGCTGA